From the Leguminivora glycinivorella isolate SPB_JAAS2020 chromosome 15, LegGlyc_1.1, whole genome shotgun sequence genome, one window contains:
- the LOC125234000 gene encoding retinol dehydrogenase 11-like, with product MCETGTKLDGKVAIVTGGSSGVGYEAAKNLARRGARVIIASRNETKLKLARDKLQEETGNNDIGYKTMDLGSFKSVRNFVADTTNTENRLDILINNAGAVGLPDVLTEDGLNLTMQVNYFGTFLLTYLLIPFLRKSPPSRIINGSAGSMYIGSVDFEHWNDIGRYSFIESLSNSKLAITLFNVELSKRLNSDEVTANSYDPFVVPDTDVLNQIPSGIRDLADFFIRLVGQPKEEVGAQIAYLAAAPEMKNVTGKHYKFCTDWFNHWLASDDELRRILWDVSKELVKISADEDWETNAIH from the coding sequence ATGTGTGAAACTGGTACAAAATTGGACGGCAAAGTGGCTATAGTGACCGGTGGAAGCTCAGGAGTAGGTTATGAAGCAGCCAAGAATCTCGCTCGACGGGGAGCTAGAGTAATCATAGCTAGTCGCAATGAAACCAAACTAAAACTAGCTAGAGATAAACTCCAAGAAGAAACCGGAAACAACGACATTGGATACAAAACAATGGATCTAGGGTCATTCAAGTCTGTAAGAAATTTCGTCGCCGATACTACTAATACTGAAAATCGACTTGACATATTGATCAACAACGCTGGTGCTGTAGGCCTACCCGATGTGCTTACTGAAGATGGACTTAATTTAACTATGCAAGTGAATTATTTCGGGACCTTTCTACTCACTTACTTATTAATACCATTTCTACGTAAATCCCCACCCAGCAGAATCATCAATGGATCAGCAGGATCGATGTACATCGGAAGTGTTGACTTTGAGCACTGGAATGACATCGGGAGGTATTCTTTCATAGAATCGCTAAGCAATTCTAAGCTTGCTATCACTTTATTCAACGTTGAGCTGAGTAAACGTTTAAATAGTGACGAAGTTACTGCTAATAGTTATGACCCTTTCGTAGTGCCAGATACGGATGTATTAAATCAGATCCCGAGTGGTATAAGAGACCTAGCAGATTTCTTTATAAGATTAGTTGGTCAGCCGAAAGAAGAAGTCGGTGCTCAGATAGCGTATTTAGCTGCTGCGCCAGAGATGAAAAATGTTACTGGCAAACATTACAAATTCTGTACGGATTGGTTCAACCACTGGCTAGCAAGTGACGATGAACTAAGAAGAATATTATGGGACGTTTCGAAGGAACTTGTTAAAATTAGTGCGGACGAAGATTGGGAAACAAATGCCATACATTAA
- the LOC125234050 gene encoding retinol dehydrogenase 11-like gives MARDEFSNCESDIRLDGKVALVTGATSGTGLEVAKNLARRGAKVIIASRNPAKLADARNIITKAAKHDNVVARTLDFESLTSVRTFVHQTIMQEPKLDILINNIGAIGLEDRLTEDGLQTMMQVNYFSSFLLTFLLFPLLKASAPSRVVNVSSLALVLGFIDFEHMNDVGRYTNFQYYCNAKLGNILFTVEMNKRISGQGVNVYSMDPGLGKSEFFRHLTNEDLKTLLNAGLQLIGRPLDRVATMPVYLGIDPRVEHDSGNHFRDCMLFYSSWFANDTVLTRNLWEETKRLVGITKEEDWER, from the coding sequence ATGGCTCGCGACGAATTTTCCAACTGCGAATCGGATATCCGGTTGGACGGAAAAGTGGCTCTCGTAACAGGAGCAACGTCTGGCACCGGGCTCGAAGTGGCCAAGAACTTGGCCAGACGAGGGGCCAAGGTCATCATAGCCAGTCGAAACCCTGCCAAGTTGGCAGACGCGAGGAATATAATTACTAAAGCGGCTAAACACGACAACGTTGTCGCCAGAACCTTGGATTTTGAGTCACTGACGTCTGTGAGGACATTCGTGCACCAGACGATAATGCAAGAGCCAAAGTTGGACATATTAATTAACAACATTGGTGCCATTGGTCTAGAAGACAGACTGACTGAAGACGGCCTTCAGACTATGATGCAAGTAAACTATTTCAGTTCATTTCTGCTTACATTTCTGTTATTCCCACTTTTGAAAGCATCTGCGCCGAGCAGAGTTGTCAACGTATCCTCTCTTGCGTTGGTTCTTGGTTTTATAGATTTCGAGCACATGAATGATGTTGGACGATACACCAATTTTCAATATTATTGCAACGCTAAGCTAGGAAACATACTCTTTACGGTGGAGATGAATAAAAGAATCAGTGGTCAAGGCGTGAATGTTTACAGCATGGATCCAGGACTGGGAAAGTCGGAATTCTTCAGACATTTGACCAATGAGGATTTGAAGACGTTGTTGAATGCTGGTTTGCAGCTGATTGGCCGGCCATTGGATCGAGTAGCTACTATGCCAGTGTATTTGGGGATAGATCCGAGGGTCGAACATGACAGCGGGAACCACTTTAGAGACTGTATGCTGTTCTACAGTAGCTGGTTTGCGAACGACACGGTACTTACGAGGAACTTATGGGAAGAAACCAAGCGACTGGTCGGAATTACGAAAGAAGAAGACTGGGAGAGATAA